Proteins from one Limnothrix sp. FACHB-406 genomic window:
- the rsmB gene encoding 16S rRNA (cytosine(967)-C(5))-methyltransferase RsmB: MAMQGATLPKNRALVARHAAFTALGMIEAGAYADAALDRVMRQYGDLDGRDRRLVTELVYGCTRQLRALDGWIDRLATRSAQEQPPTLRNLLRLGLYQLIYLDRIPDSAAVDTTVELAKFCGLKGLSGFVNGLLRGYLRQKAKNPNPLTSVAGLEPVERLAQTYSYPNWIVQTWLDRLGEAETERLCQWFDQPPTIDLRVNTLVTDRETVMAALTAAGVAVTPIDHLPSALRLAAQRGHGDDPLAETIATEPDSRSTNGPDNGRAWIATLPGYGAGWWTVQDASAQLVALLLDPQPGETVIDACAAPGGKTAHIAALMQDQGQIWAIDRAGSRLRKVQDTVRRLGLRSIRMVEADSTGGKAPLVTAARKRDRSRSKSGPISGLEEVPTQCDRLLLDVPCSGLGTLHRRADARWRQTPETVAQLVQIQRDLLDRADAWVRPGGVAVYATCTVHEPENGAIIRDFLQRHPHWSIEPPTPDSPLAPFVTAAGWLELWPHHWQMDGFFMVKLRRQPSDP, translated from the coding sequence ATGGCTATGCAAGGTGCAACACTTCCTAAAAATCGCGCCCTGGTGGCTCGCCACGCGGCCTTCACGGCCTTGGGGATGATTGAAGCGGGGGCCTATGCGGATGCGGCGCTCGATCGGGTCATGCGTCAGTATGGGGATTTGGACGGGCGCGATCGCCGGTTGGTGACGGAGTTGGTCTATGGCTGCACCCGACAGTTGCGGGCCTTGGACGGTTGGATCGATCGCCTGGCGACCCGTTCCGCCCAAGAACAGCCGCCGACCCTCCGCAATTTGTTGCGGTTGGGGTTATATCAGCTTATTTATCTTGATCGAATTCCAGATTCGGCCGCCGTGGACACCACCGTGGAGTTGGCCAAATTCTGCGGATTAAAGGGGCTAAGTGGGTTCGTCAATGGCTTGCTGCGGGGATATTTACGCCAAAAAGCCAAAAATCCGAACCCGCTGACCTCGGTGGCGGGTCTTGAGCCGGTGGAACGGTTGGCCCAAACCTACAGTTACCCAAACTGGATTGTGCAAACCTGGCTCGATCGCCTGGGGGAAGCGGAAACGGAACGGTTGTGCCAATGGTTTGACCAGCCCCCGACGATCGACTTGCGGGTGAATACCTTGGTGACCGATCGCGAAACGGTGATGGCGGCCCTAACGGCGGCCGGTGTGGCCGTCACCCCGATCGACCACCTGCCCAGTGCTCTGCGGTTAGCTGCCCAACGGGGCCACGGGGATGACCCTTTGGCAGAAACCATCGCCACCGAGCCAGATTCCCGATCAACCAATGGGCCGGACAATGGCCGGGCCTGGATCGCCACCCTTCCGGGCTATGGAGCCGGTTGGTGGACGGTGCAGGATGCCAGCGCCCAGTTAGTGGCTCTGTTGTTGGATCCGCAACCGGGCGAAACGGTGATTGATGCCTGTGCTGCGCCGGGCGGAAAAACAGCCCATATTGCGGCGCTAATGCAAGATCAGGGTCAGATTTGGGCAATCGATCGCGCTGGATCTCGCCTGCGGAAGGTGCAAGACACGGTGCGGCGGTTGGGATTGCGATCAATTCGGATGGTGGAAGCGGACAGCACCGGAGGCAAAGCACCCCTGGTCACCGCTGCCCGCAAGCGCGATCGGTCTCGATCGAAATCGGGCCCGATCAGCGGTTTAGAGGAAGTGCCCACCCAGTGCGATCGCCTCTTGCTTGATGTGCCCTGTTCTGGGTTGGGAACGTTGCATCGTCGGGCCGATGCCCGTTGGCGACAGACTCCAGAAACCGTGGCCCAGTTGGTGCAAATTCAGCGAGATTTACTCGATCGCGCCGATGCTTGGGTGCGGCCCGGCGGTGTAGCCGTTTATGCCACCTGCACCGTGCATGAGCCGGAAAATGGGGCGATTATTCGCGACTTTTTGCAACGCCATCCCCACTGGTCGATCGAACCGCCCACCCCTGACTCTCCCTTGGCTCCCTTTGTGACCGCCGCCGGTTGGCTGGAACTGTGGCCCCACCATTGGCAAATGGACGGCTTTTTCATGGTCAAACTCCGACGACAGCCATCAGATCCGTGA
- a CDS encoding Rne/Rng family ribonuclease — protein MPKQIIIAEQHRIAAVFSEDRVQELIVATGSHQVGDIYLGVVENVLPGIDAAFVNIGDSERNGFIHVSDLGPLRLRKTAGSITELLAPQQKVLVQVMKEPTGNKGPRLTGKVSLPGRYLVLMPFGSGVNLSRRIERENERHRLRALAILIKPAGMGLLVRTEAEGVAEEAIMEDLEALQRRWESIQQEAASTRAPALLERDDDFIQRVLREAYTQEVNRVVVDSHSGMKRIKQQVTLWAGSKTLPGVSIDHHRERSSILEYFRVNAAIREALKPRVDLPSGGYIIIEPTEALTVIDVNSGSFTRSATARETVLWTNCEAATEIARQLRLRNLAGVIVVDFIDMESHRDRLQVLEHFSKALKSDKARPQIAQLSELGLVELTRKRQGQNIYELFGRACPTCGGLGILAHLPDEADDAEPVSLLPNVESGDRRSIPMLQKSRSSVGSRRSVSRSRELPPAAAIASLPSLEDPLPNLQDLDLSNHPNYQESLNGSNSRRRRRRRGGNDEPVSRRGAASLPVAAEPEVDEAPLEPPTVAAAAQPSPAPAAQGRNGRPERSRGRGARTAEPREVVAVTMTSEEQEVYAWMGVSPLLLSDRQPENPESAIVSVLLPGQTAPLVPAPQPVVDSIEPAEGNDPAPIAAEPVPTESLPLNVSNGNGAEEPPSGLPEIVSVTPGGDANGRPRRRRRRSSTRA, from the coding sequence ATGCCCAAACAAATTATCATCGCCGAACAGCACCGCATTGCTGCCGTTTTTAGCGAAGATCGCGTTCAAGAACTGATCGTGGCCACCGGCAGTCACCAGGTGGGCGACATTTACCTCGGGGTGGTGGAGAACGTGCTGCCCGGCATCGACGCGGCCTTCGTCAACATTGGGGATTCCGAACGCAACGGGTTCATTCACGTTTCCGACTTGGGCCCGCTGCGGTTGCGCAAAACCGCTGGTTCGATTACTGAACTCCTCGCGCCGCAGCAAAAAGTCTTGGTGCAGGTGATGAAAGAACCGACGGGCAATAAGGGCCCTCGGTTAACCGGCAAAGTCAGTTTGCCCGGTCGCTATTTGGTGCTGATGCCCTTTGGGTCGGGGGTGAACCTGTCCCGGCGGATTGAGCGCGAGAACGAGCGCCACCGACTACGGGCCTTGGCCATTTTGATCAAGCCAGCGGGGATGGGGCTGTTGGTGCGCACGGAGGCCGAGGGCGTGGCCGAAGAGGCGATCATGGAAGATCTTGAAGCCCTGCAACGCCGTTGGGAATCGATTCAACAGGAGGCGGCTTCGACCCGTGCGCCGGCCCTGCTGGAACGGGACGATGACTTTATTCAACGGGTGTTGCGCGAGGCCTATACCCAAGAAGTGAACCGAGTGGTGGTGGATTCCCACTCGGGCATGAAGCGAATTAAGCAGCAGGTGACCCTCTGGGCGGGCAGCAAAACCTTACCGGGCGTGTCGATCGACCATCACCGGGAGCGATCGTCAATTCTGGAATATTTCCGGGTGAATGCGGCGATTCGCGAGGCCCTGAAGCCGCGTGTGGATTTGCCTTCCGGTGGCTACATCATCATTGAACCGACCGAAGCCCTGACGGTGATTGATGTGAACTCCGGTTCCTTCACCCGATCGGCTACGGCCCGCGAAACGGTGCTTTGGACGAACTGCGAGGCGGCCACGGAAATTGCCCGTCAGTTACGCCTGCGAAATTTGGCGGGGGTAATTGTGGTGGACTTCATTGATATGGAATCCCACCGCGATCGCCTGCAAGTGTTGGAACATTTCAGCAAGGCGCTGAAGTCCGACAAGGCCCGGCCCCAAATTGCCCAGCTTTCGGAGTTGGGCTTGGTGGAACTGACCCGGAAACGTCAGGGCCAAAACATCTATGAGCTGTTTGGCCGTGCTTGCCCCACCTGTGGCGGCCTGGGCATTTTGGCCCACCTACCCGATGAAGCGGACGATGCGGAACCGGTGAGCCTGTTGCCCAATGTGGAAAGTGGCGATCGCCGCAGTATTCCGATGCTGCAAAAGAGTCGATCGAGTGTTGGCAGTCGTCGCTCGGTTTCCCGATCGCGCGAACTCCCCCCGGCCGCTGCGATCGCCAGCCTCCCCAGCTTGGAAGATCCCTTGCCTAACTTGCAGGATTTGGATCTGAGCAACCATCCCAACTATCAAGAGTCCCTGAATGGCAGCAACAGCCGCCGTCGCCGTCGCCGTCGCGGAGGGAACGATGAGCCGGTGAGTCGGCGTGGGGCGGCCAGTTTGCCGGTGGCGGCAGAACCCGAGGTGGATGAAGCACCGTTGGAGCCGCCCACGGTGGCCGCCGCCGCCCAACCCAGCCCCGCCCCCGCCGCCCAAGGCCGCAATGGCCGACCGGAACGGAGCCGAGGGCGCGGTGCTCGGACTGCGGAACCCCGGGAAGTGGTGGCCGTGACCATGACTTCGGAAGAGCAGGAAGTTTATGCCTGGATGGGGGTATCGCCGCTGCTGTTGAGCGATCGACAGCCGGAAAACCCGGAAAGCGCGATCGTCTCGGTGCTGTTACCGGGTCAGACGGCTCCGCTCGTTCCGGCTCCGCAACCGGTGGTGGACTCGATCGAGCCGGCCGAAGGGAATGACCCAGCCCCGATCGCGGCGGAACCGGTTCCCACGGAATCTCTGCCTTTGAATGTTTCCAATGGGAATGGGGCCGAGGAGCCGCCCAGTGGCTTGCCGGAAATCGTGTCCGTTACGCCCGGTGGGGATGCCAACGGCCGGCCGCGCCGCCGTCGTCGTCGATCGAGCACTCGCGCTTAG
- a CDS encoding TIGR03960 family B12-binding radical SAM protein: MTVAVDQLITTEINRPARYLGNELGSVHKPWESATVRWVLTYPEIYEVGASNLGHVILYNIINAQPRQLCDRAYLPAQDLADKLRASQTPLFAVESRRPLSDYDILGFSLSYELGATNILEMLALAGLPLTWADRADLPIADCPLIFAGGQTATSNPEPYADFFDFVALGDGEELLPEIGLVIQEGKDAGLSRQEILLDLAQVPGVYVPQFYEMAADGSVHPARPDVPARVLRRVATPMPHYSIGLVPYVETVHDRLTVEIRRGCTRGCRFCQPGMLTRPARDVDPEEVIDAVADGMRATGFNEFSLLSLSCSDYLALPAVGLEIKNRLQGENITLSLPSQRVDRFDQNIANILGGTRQSSLTFAPEAGTQRLRDIINKGLTNEELLRGVKTAWEQGWDKIKLYFMIGLPGETDADVLGIAETVRWLQRECGARGRKRIQFTLTISNFTPKPHTPFQWHTVSTAEFLRKQDLLRQEFRTIRGLKANFTDVRISAMEDFVGRGDRRLGPVVRRAWELGAGMDSWWESLDRSFGAWQQAIEEADLHWKYRQVEAGEWNAFEEGESAAPEAIDPAALLDRPLPWDHLDSGVDKKWLKEDLQRALEAATVPDCSFEGCSHCGVCGYDFGNNVVVPPPEIPQFQGHFKPNQTRAQRVRLRFAKRGEMALLSHLDLMRLLDRAVRRAAIPVSYTGGFHPSPRIVPAHALSLGVTSEGEILDLELTDLWPLAQIQAALAAQLPVDLPLLAIEEVPLKDPAANQLLDRAEYEITVTATDGGAIDWAAALAVVFDRPEWLWEKTTKSGKTTQVNLRDWLDQVQLIDPTEPPKGESATLRFRGLCRNDGQQLRPEHLVWLLEQATGQDISLVRSHRLQLLLAAAVRSVASPELAIDLAISN, encoded by the coding sequence GTGACCGTTGCTGTAGACCAACTGATCACGACTGAGATTAATCGCCCTGCCCGCTACCTGGGGAACGAACTGGGATCTGTCCACAAGCCCTGGGAGTCGGCCACGGTGCGTTGGGTGCTGACCTACCCGGAAATTTATGAGGTGGGCGCGTCGAACCTGGGCCATGTGATCCTCTACAACATCATCAACGCCCAGCCGCGCCAACTGTGCGATCGCGCCTATTTGCCCGCCCAGGACTTGGCCGACAAGCTGCGAGCCAGCCAAACGCCCCTGTTTGCCGTTGAAAGTCGCCGCCCCCTGAGTGATTACGACATCTTGGGCTTCAGCCTCAGCTACGAGCTGGGGGCCACCAATATTTTGGAAATGTTGGCTTTGGCCGGGTTGCCCCTGACTTGGGCCGATCGAGCCGATCTCCCGATCGCCGACTGTCCCTTGATCTTCGCGGGCGGGCAAACGGCCACCTCCAACCCGGAACCCTACGCGGACTTTTTTGATTTTGTGGCCCTGGGTGATGGCGAAGAGCTGCTGCCGGAAATTGGCCTCGTGATCCAAGAGGGCAAAGACGCGGGCCTCAGTCGCCAGGAAATTTTGCTGGACTTAGCCCAAGTGCCGGGGGTCTACGTGCCCCAGTTTTACGAGATGGCGGCCGATGGGTCAGTGCATCCCGCTCGGCCCGATGTGCCGGCCCGGGTGCTGCGGCGGGTAGCTACCCCCATGCCCCACTACTCGATCGGGCTGGTTCCCTATGTGGAAACGGTGCACGATCGCCTAACCGTAGAGATTCGCCGGGGCTGCACAAGGGGCTGTCGGTTTTGCCAACCGGGCATGTTGACCCGCCCGGCCCGCGACGTAGACCCCGAAGAAGTGATTGACGCGGTGGCCGACGGGATGCGCGCCACAGGCTTTAACGAGTTTTCGTTGCTGTCCCTCAGTTGCTCTGATTATTTGGCCCTGCCGGCCGTGGGACTGGAGATTAAAAACCGGCTCCAGGGCGAAAATATTACCCTATCATTGCCCAGCCAACGGGTCGATCGCTTCGATCAAAACATCGCCAACATTCTCGGCGGCACGCGCCAAAGTAGCTTGACCTTTGCCCCGGAAGCGGGAACCCAGCGCCTGCGGGACATCATTAATAAGGGCTTGACCAATGAGGAACTGCTGCGGGGCGTAAAAACCGCCTGGGAACAGGGTTGGGACAAAATCAAGCTCTATTTCATGATTGGGCTGCCCGGGGAAACCGATGCGGACGTGTTGGGGATTGCGGAAACCGTCCGCTGGCTCCAGCGGGAATGTGGCGCACGCGGTCGCAAGCGAATTCAGTTCACCCTGACGATCTCCAACTTCACGCCCAAGCCCCACACGCCGTTCCAGTGGCACACGGTTTCAACGGCGGAGTTTTTGCGCAAACAGGATCTCTTGCGCCAGGAATTTCGGACGATTCGCGGCCTAAAGGCGAATTTCACCGATGTGCGGATCTCGGCCATGGAGGATTTTGTGGGCCGGGGCGATCGCCGGTTGGGGCCGGTGGTGCGCCGGGCTTGGGAGTTGGGCGCGGGGATGGATTCCTGGTGGGAAAGCCTCGATCGGTCCTTTGGGGCTTGGCAACAGGCGATCGAGGAAGCCGACCTGCATTGGAAATATCGCCAAGTGGAAGCGGGTGAGTGGAACGCCTTTGAAGAAGGAGAATCGGCCGCACCGGAGGCGATCGACCCGGCCGCCCTGCTCGATCGCCCCTTGCCTTGGGATCACTTGGACAGCGGCGTGGACAAAAAATGGCTGAAAGAGGATCTGCAACGCGCCCTTGAAGCGGCCACGGTTCCCGACTGCTCCTTTGAGGGCTGTTCCCATTGCGGGGTCTGTGGCTATGACTTTGGCAATAACGTGGTGGTGCCGCCACCGGAAATTCCGCAATTTCAGGGCCACTTCAAGCCCAATCAAACCCGGGCCCAGCGGGTGCGGCTGCGGTTTGCCAAGCGGGGCGAAATGGCCCTGCTCAGTCATTTGGATTTGATGCGCCTGCTCGATCGCGCCGTGCGTCGGGCAGCAATTCCGGTGTCCTACACGGGCGGTTTCCATCCCTCGCCCCGGATTGTGCCGGCCCATGCCCTCTCCTTGGGCGTGACCAGCGAGGGAGAAATTCTCGATCTAGAACTCACGGATCTCTGGCCCCTGGCGCAGATCCAGGCCGCTTTGGCGGCCCAATTGCCGGTGGATTTGCCCCTGCTGGCGATCGAGGAAGTGCCCCTAAAAGATCCGGCGGCGAACCAACTGCTCGATCGCGCGGAATACGAAATCACCGTCACTGCCACCGATGGCGGGGCGATCGATTGGGCTGCCGCCTTGGCTGTTGTGTTCGATCGCCCCGAATGGCTCTGGGAAAAAACCACCAAATCCGGCAAAACCACCCAAGTGAACCTGCGCGATTGGCTAGATCAGGTGCAACTGATTGACCCCACCGAGCCACCCAAGGGCGAATCCGCCACCCTGCGATTCCGGGGCCTCTGCCGCAACGATGGGCAACAACTGCGGCCCGAGCACCTGGTGTGGTTGCTGGAGCAAGCCACGGGCCAAGACATCAGTTTGGTGCGATCGCACCGGTTGCAACTGCTGTTGGCGGCCGCAGTGCGATCGGTTGCATCTCCCGAGTTGGCAATTGATTTGGCAATTAGCAACTAA
- a CDS encoding Uma2 family endonuclease, giving the protein MLAVEQRYSLADYRSLEERSEQRHEYANGLIWEMPGGSIHHSRIATEICNLLISQLDQTQFEVFNSDLRLWIPTYQRGTYPDVMVIAGPPQRHDDRDDEVLNPCFLVEVLSPSTELFDRDDKFRFYRSIPEFAEYLLVRQDEPFITHFWKLDDSNWQFCDYCDRTQAIALKTLPATLPIAQIYRRVVFRESK; this is encoded by the coding sequence ATGCTAGCGGTTGAACAGCGCTACTCATTAGCCGACTACCGATCGCTTGAGGAACGATCGGAACAACGCCACGAATATGCCAATGGATTGATTTGGGAAATGCCGGGCGGATCGATTCATCACAGCCGGATTGCGACGGAGATTTGCAATCTGTTAATTAGCCAACTGGATCAAACCCAATTTGAGGTTTTTAACAGTGATCTACGGCTCTGGATTCCTACCTATCAACGGGGAACCTATCCCGATGTGATGGTGATTGCTGGGCCGCCGCAACGGCATGACGATCGGGATGATGAGGTGCTGAATCCTTGTTTCTTGGTTGAGGTTCTGTCGCCTTCTACGGAACTATTCGATCGCGATGACAAGTTTCGATTTTATCGATCGATTCCTGAGTTTGCGGAATATCTGTTGGTGCGGCAAGACGAACCCTTCATCACCCATTTTTGGAAGTTGGATGACTCAAACTGGCAATTTTGCGACTATTGCGATCGAACCCAAGCGATCGCCCTCAAAACCTTGCCCGCCACCCTGCCGATCGCCCAAATTTATCGCCGCGTCGTGTTTCGCGAATCCAAATAA
- a CDS encoding ribonuclease HII, which produces MGSKAVRSRDGAIVTELLPDRSLADSMAPAPAQSPWTAGVDEVGRGALFGPVVAAAVILTAEAESDLRALGVRDSKQLSARQRQALVEPIRDRAVAWAIAEASVAEIDQLNILQATFLAMRRALEQLHPRPDRCLVDGNRPIPNLFCPQETLIQGDRQSISIAAASILAKVHRDQQIIDCAAQYPGYDLAANKGYGTAAHRAALQTLGPTPLHRRSFAPCQLTLNLNGVPG; this is translated from the coding sequence ATGGGGAGTAAAGCGGTGCGGTCTAGGGATGGGGCGATCGTGACGGAATTGCTGCCCGATCGCTCCCTGGCCGACTCCATGGCTCCGGCTCCGGCTCAATCCCCTTGGACTGCGGGGGTGGATGAGGTGGGCCGCGGCGCACTTTTTGGGCCCGTGGTGGCAGCGGCGGTGATTTTAACGGCCGAGGCAGAGAGCGACTTGCGGGCTTTGGGCGTGCGGGATAGTAAGCAACTGTCGGCTCGCCAGCGTCAAGCTCTGGTGGAACCCATTCGCGATCGGGCGGTGGCCTGGGCGATCGCGGAAGCTTCTGTGGCCGAAATTGATCAACTCAATATTTTGCAAGCCACGTTCCTGGCCATGCGGCGGGCCCTGGAGCAATTGCACCCGCGACCCGATCGCTGCTTGGTGGACGGCAATCGACCCATTCCCAACTTGTTTTGCCCCCAAGAAACGCTCATTCAGGGCGATCGACAATCGATCTCGATCGCCGCCGCCAGCATTTTGGCGAAAGTTCACCGCGATCAACAGATCATTGACTGCGCGGCGCAATATCCGGGCTATGACCTAGCTGCCAACAAGGGCTATGGCACGGCGGCCCATCGAGCAGCCTTGCAAACCCTTGGCCCCACGCCGCTCCATCGACGTTCTTTCGCCCCCTGTCAATTGACCCTAAATCTCAACGGAGTCCCGGGTTAG
- a CDS encoding endonuclease NucS: MLIEKDGQWQFESEATFERLLWQNLEEWLNFQPLARQLRMCGEPCDIIARSPKGKPVILELKNEEDRYVVQQLTRYYHNFLEERPDLPDLDTSKSPRLVAIAPSLHRHNFIDRLYHRLTVELWTFHIRKQHDQFLLELVSWETPDAKSTIQTIDLTPHIQLPTAAEPDPLSQLDKNWKSILSKRSEIDQKNLLAIRDYILSFSPKLGEVVTPSTATYGQMRSKTSLCESEERLLARFEQLSLDKAPRLFLYLPSIVKLSFNTVKVEVLLQKSDLEYSLSSSIQTLRMPNRCSKWHIHMMMRSTAEQAKSYGYEVTLTGYLNFYQSVYEKKFWNPHWDDQFSSLEDLLDLAILDWQRRQDKLTAKRRPSPSAE, translated from the coding sequence ATGTTGATTGAAAAAGACGGTCAATGGCAATTTGAAAGTGAAGCCACTTTTGAAAGACTCCTTTGGCAAAACCTCGAAGAATGGCTAAATTTTCAGCCCCTCGCCCGTCAACTCAGAATGTGCGGCGAGCCTTGTGACATCATTGCCAGGAGTCCCAAGGGGAAGCCCGTTATTTTAGAACTTAAAAATGAAGAAGATCGCTATGTTGTCCAGCAACTCACGCGCTACTATCACAACTTTCTAGAGGAGCGTCCTGATTTACCAGATCTTGATACATCTAAGTCACCCCGATTGGTTGCGATCGCCCCATCTCTCCACCGTCACAATTTCATTGATCGGCTATACCATCGCCTCACTGTCGAATTATGGACATTCCACATTCGGAAACAGCACGATCAATTTCTGTTGGAGTTGGTGTCTTGGGAGACTCCTGACGCAAAATCAACGATTCAAACCATTGATCTAACACCCCATATTCAACTTCCGACAGCAGCGGAACCTGATCCACTGAGTCAGCTTGATAAAAATTGGAAATCGATTCTATCGAAGCGCTCGGAGATTGATCAAAAAAACCTCTTGGCAATTCGTGATTACATCCTAAGCTTTAGTCCAAAACTAGGAGAAGTTGTTACACCTAGCACAGCAACCTACGGTCAAATGCGGAGTAAAACAAGTCTCTGCGAGTCAGAGGAAAGGCTTTTAGCCCGATTTGAGCAGCTTTCCCTAGATAAGGCTCCTAGACTTTTTCTATATCTACCAAGCATTGTCAAGTTATCTTTTAACACCGTTAAGGTTGAAGTTCTCTTGCAAAAAAGCGATTTAGAATATTCCCTTAGTTCTTCAATTCAGACTTTAAGAATGCCCAATAGATGCAGTAAATGGCATATTCATATGATGATGCGAAGTACAGCAGAACAAGCGAAATCCTATGGATATGAAGTAACGCTCACAGGATATTTGAACTTCTATCAATCTGTTTATGAAAAGAAGTTCTGGAATCCACACTGGGATGATCAATTTTCTTCACTAGAAGATTTGCTTGATCTGGCGATTTTGGATTGGCAACGGCGACAGGACAAATTGACTGCAAAACGTCGTCCTTCGCCCAGTGCAGAGTGA
- a CDS encoding ATP-binding cassette domain-containing protein, protein MARVVLDNVYKSYPPRDRAPGGSPTAVLRRISLTIEDGEFLVLVGPSGCGKSTLLRSIAGLEDVTGGEIWVGDRRVDPLPPKARDVAMVFQSYALYPHLNVYDNIAFGLRRLNPPAAEGWQKWEPLAVGLTRRLPAPLRYESAQEREIGQRVREVATMLQIDHLLDRLPKELSGGQKQRVALGRAIARNPQVFLMDEPLSNLDAKLRTETRSQIVRLQRQLKTTTVYVTHDQVEAMTMGDRIAVLNGGQIQQIAAPLELYHQPANRFVAEFIGSPTMNFLPVWVKRPALLTNGDFRMTLPEIWDKALEAYDGRALWLGVRPEHWSDGLPAPKNLPVRVLQVEALGSETYALVEPIDRGLVRTLEEAPAKPLQVRLPPDRLIALGDELWLSIPSEQLYLFDPSTGKALYP, encoded by the coding sequence GTGGCTCGTGTCGTTTTGGATAACGTCTACAAAAGCTATCCGCCCCGCGATCGCGCGCCCGGTGGCAGTCCCACGGCCGTGTTGCGGCGGATTAGCCTGACGATCGAGGATGGCGAATTTTTGGTGCTGGTGGGGCCCTCCGGCTGCGGCAAAAGCACCTTGCTACGGTCGATCGCGGGTCTGGAAGATGTGACGGGCGGCGAGATTTGGGTGGGCGATCGGCGCGTCGATCCGTTGCCGCCCAAGGCGCGGGACGTGGCCATGGTGTTCCAAAGCTACGCGCTGTACCCGCACCTGAATGTCTATGACAACATCGCCTTTGGGTTGCGGCGGCTGAATCCCCCCGCCGCCGAAGGGTGGCAAAAATGGGAACCCTTGGCGGTGGGGCTGACGCGGCGACTGCCGGCCCCCTTGCGGTACGAGTCAGCCCAAGAGCGGGAAATTGGCCAGCGGGTGCGCGAAGTGGCCACCATGTTGCAAATTGACCATCTGCTCGATCGCCTGCCCAAGGAATTATCCGGCGGTCAAAAGCAGCGGGTCGCCCTGGGCCGGGCGATCGCTCGAAACCCGCAAGTCTTTTTGATGGATGAGCCGCTGAGTAATTTGGATGCCAAGTTACGCACGGAGACCCGATCGCAAATTGTGCGACTCCAGCGCCAACTGAAAACCACCACGGTCTACGTCACCCACGATCAGGTGGAAGCCATGACCATGGGCGATCGAATTGCGGTGCTCAACGGCGGACAAATCCAGCAAATCGCCGCACCGCTGGAACTCTATCACCAGCCCGCCAACCGGTTTGTGGCGGAGTTCATCGGCTCGCCCACCATGAATTTTTTGCCCGTGTGGGTGAAACGGCCGGCCCTGCTGACCAATGGCGACTTTCGGATGACGCTGCCGGAAATTTGGGACAAAGCCCTAGAAGCCTACGACGGTCGAGCGTTGTGGCTGGGGGTGCGGCCGGAGCACTGGAGCGATGGTTTGCCCGCGCCCAAAAATTTACCGGTGCGCGTGTTGCAGGTGGAGGCGCTGGGGTCGGAAACCTACGCGCTGGTGGAACCAATCGACCGGGGATTAGTGCGCACTTTGGAAGAGGCCCCGGCCAAACCGTTGCAAGTGCGCCTGCCGCCCGATCGCCTGATCGCCCTGGGTGATGAATTGTGGCTGTCGATTCCCAGCGAGCAACTCTACCTATTCGACCCCAGCACCGGCAAGGCTCTCTATCCCTAG